Below is a window of Zygosaccharomyces rouxii strain CBS732 chromosome C complete sequence DNA.
GAGCCTTGGACCCTAGAATAAAGCTGAAAATTCCTTGACAATATCTGATATCGAATTCCAAGCATTATGAAGTATCTGAGCACTACCTTTTCCCGTATAGGTTATATGTGATGAGCTAGtaatcactttttttttcattcttaATACGCGATGAGCTTTAAgattattgaaaaaggtGTCAATTACAATACCATAAAGAATTGTAGAGACAATTGTAGAGCTAGTTAGACCTTCAAATGATGTTTCAAGGCTTTGAAGGTGCTATTCTAGTGGAGAGAGTGAATCATTTCATATGTAAAGAGTATGGATctgaacaagaaagaaagaagtgGGCTGAAGATATCATCAAATATCTGTGCGATATAGGTTGCGTCAATACTCCTCATTGGAATAAGTTATTGGATATTGGTGACTTTGAAACTTTACCTGAGGTTTCTCCCTGTGAATCACTAATTTTGCAGAAGACTATTGCCCATGAATATGCCGAAGCAGTTGCACTTTTGGAGACCAATGATATCGCCATAGCTACACACTGCCGCAACCTGGAGGCAATTACAGAAATTTTAATACTGGATAGGAATTTcagagaattggaagagaTTGAATATCAAATTACAGGAATCAATTTTAGTCGTCAAGAGAGTTTAGGGGAACAAGAAGCTAATGCTTTGAGAAGAATTAAACTTTTGCTTTGTGCTAGTCTTTATCTTAGGGGGAAGTATTTTGATTGTTCTAATtgctttttcaaattgttaacTAACGATCATAAGATGATGGATTTCCTGAGTCAAGAAGCACCCAAGAAATTTCTAACCAATTCAGAAGTGTTGATGATGGTTCAAATATCGACGTTGCTCGCCATTCCGCTCGATAATTATGAAGATTTCACAcatattgaagaattagTACCGTTCCAAAAAGTATGTCCGTCACTTTACCACTGTCTAAGACTTTTGATAAATACAAgttttggtaaattcttccaacttTGGCATGGCGACATAAATGAACAATGTGATCAGAGTTTTTTCTTAGATCAAAATTGGGGGGCTGCACAATGTATGATGAGGGAGAAGATTTATTTCTTCTATCTAAGAGTTTCCAATTATATCGAAATCAGTTATTTGTCCCGAATCTTGGGTATTGAAGAATCTCTAGTGAagaaagaagtggaaaatttgataaattctatGCATCTAAGTTTTGAAATACAAGGAGATACTGTACGTTATAAGCGTTCATTCTTCTTAGA
It encodes the following:
- the PCI8 gene encoding Pci8p (similar to uniprot|P40512 Saccharomyces cerevisiae YIL071C PCI8 Possible shared subunit of Cop9 signalosome (CSN) and eIF3 binds eIF3b subunit Prt1p has possible dual functions in transcriptional and translational control contains a PCI (Proteasome-COP9 signalosome (CSN)-eIF3) domain) gives rise to the protein MMFQGFEGAILVERVNHFICKEYGSEQERKKWAEDIIKYLCDIGCVNTPHWNKLLDIGDFETLPEVSPCESLILQKTIAHEYAEAVALLETNDIAIATHCRNLEAITEILILDRNFRELEEIEYQITGINFSRQESLGEQEANALRRIKLLLCASLYLRGKYFDCSNCFFKLLTNDHKMMDFLSQEAPKKFLTNSEVLMMVQISTLLAIPLDNYEDFTHIEELVPFQKVCPSLYHCLRLLINTSFGKFFQLWHGDINEQCDQSFFLDQNWGAAQCMMREKIYFFYLRVSNYIEISYLSRILGIEESLVKKEVENLINSMHLSFEIQGDTVRYKRSFFLENVVSQLQLNEKSILSKLESQRLRNREMRDLLQSMIIGNDENNRSIAGDALLRSDRRELSREDSEMMDVDEINDVSDMDNQSVEIGN